Proteins from one Caretta caretta isolate rCarCar2 chromosome 12, rCarCar1.hap1, whole genome shotgun sequence genomic window:
- the MVD gene encoding diphosphomevalonate decarboxylase — protein sequence MAEETPLTVVTCTAPVNIAVVKYWGKRDEELILPINSSLSVTLHQDQLKTTTTAAISRDFKEDRLWLNGEEANVGHPRLQSCLREMRRLARKRRGGSAGAAAPLSLSYKVHVASVNNFPTAAGLASSAAGYACLVHTLARLYGVEGELSDVARQGSGSACRSMLGGFVQWLMGERPDGKDSVAQQVVPETHWPELRVLILVVSAEKKPVGSTAGMQTSVDTSRLLKHRAEAVVPERMAQMIQFIRQRDFEGFGQLTMKDSNQFHATCLDTFPPIFYLNDISRRIIALAHRFNAHHGKTKVAYTFDAGPNAVVFTLADTVDEFVEVVKCSFPPESNGGQFLRGLPAGPALLSEELLSTVVLEPVPGAIRYILLTEPGPGPQPLDDPNLHLLGADGLPRLSA from the exons ATGGCTGAGGAGACGCCCCTCACCGTGGTGACCTGCACAGCCCCTGTCAACATCGCTGTCGTCAAGTACT GGGGGAAGCGAGATGAAGAGCTGATTTTACCCATCAATTCCTCTCTGAGCGTCACCCTGCACCAGGATCAG CTTAAAACCACCACCACGGCCGCCATCAGCAGAGACTTCAAAGAGGACCGGCTCTGGCTGAACGGGGAAGAGGCCAACGTGGGGCACCCGCGGCTGCAGTCCTGCCTGCGGGAGA tGCGCCGCCTGGCCAGGAAGCGCAGGGGCGGCAGTGCTGGGGCCGCGGCCCCCCTCAGCCTGTCCTACAAAGTGCACGTTGCCTCGGTGAACAACTTTCCCACGGCGGCCGGCCTGGCGTCTTCAGCAGCGGGGTATGCCTGCCTGG TGCACACCCTGGCCCGGCTGTATGGCGTGGAGGGCGAGCTCTCTGACGTCGCCCGCCAGGGATCGGGCAGCGCCTGCAGGAGCATGCTTGGGGGCTTCGTGCAGTGGCTGATGGGGGAGCGGCCCGACGGCAAGGACAGCGTTGCCCAGCAGGTGGTGCCAGAGACACACTGGCCGGAGCTCAGAGTGCTCATCCTGGTG GTAAGCGCTGAGAAGAAACCGGTGGGCAGCACGGCTGGGATGCAGACAAGCGTGGACACCAGCCGCTTGCTGAAG CATCGCGCAGAGGCGGTGGTGCCGGAGCGCATGGCCCAGATGATCCAGTTCATCCGGCAGCGAGACTTTGAGGGCTTTGGCCAGCTGACCATGAAGGACAGCAACCAGTTCCATGCCACCTGCCTGGACACCTTCCCTCCCATCTTCTACCTCAATGACATCTCCCGGCGCATCATCGCCCTGGCCCACCGATTCAACGCGCACCACGGCAAGACCAAG GTGGCCTACACCTTTGACGCTGGCCCCAACGCCGTGGTCTTCACCCTGGCGGACACGGTGGATGAGTTTGTGGAAGTGGTGAAGTGCAGCTTCCCTCCTGAGTCTAATGGAGGCCA GTTCCTGAGGGGGCTGCCGGCTGGGCCCGCCTTGCTCTCGGAGGAGCTGCTCTCCACAGTGGTGCTGGAGCCTGTTCCTGGGGCGATCCGGTACATCCTCCTCACCGAG CCGGGGCCGGGGCCTCAGCCTCTGGATGATCCCAACCTCCATCTGCTGGGAGCAGATGGGCTTCCCCGCCTCAGTGCCTGA
- the CYBA gene encoding cytochrome b-245 light chain isoform X1: protein MARPGINYRSGAEEHGVRACSGLILVTGGTVAVAARFKGWQFAAYAIVAGVFVCLLEYPRGKRKKGSTMERCGQKYLTAVVKVFGPVTRNYYVRAILHAALAVPAGFLLSTILGTACLGIASAIYLLAAIRGEEWNPIEQKPQERPQAGGGTIKQPPTMPPPRPPPETRKKQPAEEAGQENPIPVAIEVGGVGR, encoded by the exons ATGGCTAGACCTGGGATTAACTATCGCTCTGGAGCAGAGGAACATGGGGTCAGAGCCTGTTCCGGGCTCA TTCTAGTGACGGGAGGGACTGTAGCGGTCGCTGCTCGGTTCAAAGGGTGGCAGTTTGCTGCCTACGCCAT AGTGGCCGGGGTCTTCGTCTGCTTGCTGGAGTACCCCCGGGGGAAGCGGAAAAAGGGCTCCACCATGGAGAGATG TGGCCAGAAGTACCTGACAGCCGTGGTGAAGGTTTTTGGGCCGGTCACTAGGAATTACTACGTCCGGGCCATCCTACATGCTGC tcttGCAGTGCCGGCGGGTTTCCTGTTATCCACTATTCTGGGCACGGCGTGTTTGGGCATAGCAAGTGCCATCTATTTATTG GCTGCGATCCGCGGCGAGGAGTGGAACCCCATCGAGCAGAAGCCCCAGGAGCGGCCGCAGGCGGGAGGAGGCACCATCAAGCAGCCCCCCACCATGCCCCCGCCGCGGCCGCCCCCAGAAACGCGcaagaagcagcctgcagaggagGCCGGCCAGGAAAATCCCATCCCGGTCGCCATTGAGGTCGGGGGAGTCGGGCGCTGA
- the CYBA gene encoding cytochrome b-245 light chain isoform X2 gives MGRIEWAMWANEQALASGLILVTGGTVAVAARFKGWQFAAYAIVAGVFVCLLEYPRGKRKKGSTMERCGQKYLTAVVKVFGPVTRNYYVRAILHAALAVPAGFLLSTILGTACLGIASAIYLLAAIRGEEWNPIEQKPQERPQAGGGTIKQPPTMPPPRPPPETRKKQPAEEAGQENPIPVAIEVGGVGR, from the exons ATGGGGCGCATCGAGTGGGCCATGTGGGCCAACGAGCAGGCGCTGGCCTCCGGGCTCA TTCTAGTGACGGGAGGGACTGTAGCGGTCGCTGCTCGGTTCAAAGGGTGGCAGTTTGCTGCCTACGCCAT AGTGGCCGGGGTCTTCGTCTGCTTGCTGGAGTACCCCCGGGGGAAGCGGAAAAAGGGCTCCACCATGGAGAGATG TGGCCAGAAGTACCTGACAGCCGTGGTGAAGGTTTTTGGGCCGGTCACTAGGAATTACTACGTCCGGGCCATCCTACATGCTGC tcttGCAGTGCCGGCGGGTTTCCTGTTATCCACTATTCTGGGCACGGCGTGTTTGGGCATAGCAAGTGCCATCTATTTATTG GCTGCGATCCGCGGCGAGGAGTGGAACCCCATCGAGCAGAAGCCCCAGGAGCGGCCGCAGGCGGGAGGAGGCACCATCAAGCAGCCCCCCACCATGCCCCCGCCGCGGCCGCCCCCAGAAACGCGcaagaagcagcctgcagaggagGCCGGCCAGGAAAATCCCATCCCGGTCGCCATTGAGGTCGGGGGAGTCGGGCGCTGA